Proteins encoded in a region of the Meiothermus sp. CFH 77666 genome:
- a CDS encoding DHA2 family efflux MFS transporter permease subunit, protein MTHPAQPTDPSASQTQTTARETRLTLIGILLGLFLAALDQTIVSTALPRIIADLKGTELYAWVTTAYLLTATFSAPIFGRLTELFSRKAILLVAIGIFLAGSALSGLAQNMPELILFRGIQGIGGGALFALALTTIAVLFPPRERGKVGGLFGAIFGVSSALGPWLGGLLTDHLSWHWVFYINMPVGAVALWFILRFMPRLSPERRERFDFLGAGLLILWTVPLMLAFSWGGSTYPWLSAPILGLFALSALALALWVWSQNREPHPLFDLSVLRVRSFSLASAATFFYGPAFLGAVAFLPLYLQVVKGVSASASGVTVLPLTLGVVLGASGSGVLSGRLGRFKPLLLVGTLWLLLIFTVLHFVLSVDTPLWQAVLFFFLLGLGLGPAQSLLQIAAQNNVPPERIGSATAFTQLMRQIGSTIGIAVLGTVLSHNLTAETCKVFPQDAVCKPGALASRSNEGGTGLNLDEQFAQLEAQVVAALKGDTQAYQALLQDPQVPQEAKNGLVKGGIPAQFRQMEAEVVAALQGDEKAYTALMADPNLPAEFKARLVKGGIPAQFRQMEAQVVAALQGDEKAYTALMADPNLPAEFKARLVKGGIPAQFQELEIQVEAALKGSVAAYNTLIRNPQVPAELKARLVEGGIPAQFRALEAQFAAALNGDVTAYTALINNPQVPEAFKARLTKGGLPAQFQEIKTQLLAALKGDAQAYQAVQQNPLIPAEFKARIPKGGVAAQVQAQLEQTLGLLQAALQGDAQAAQTLRRTPNLDPRIQNLLDNPPPAEALPAVLAQVKAGLEAQSPQIIAAVTQQASAQIEAGLQQAQQQALTQALAGVKAGLAQARLQAEAAALTAVRENLQKAQAAATAQAVAAVRESLQKAQAAALEKALQATRENLAVAEQKALQEVPKQVVARLEETKNKLHEALNNGITQAEKEIFMYAALFVLISLIFILPLPNEELRGRGGMT, encoded by the coding sequence ATGACCCATCCTGCCCAACCCACCGACCCCTCGGCTTCGCAAACCCAAACCACCGCGCGGGAGACCCGCCTGACCCTGATCGGCATTCTGCTGGGGCTGTTTCTGGCTGCCCTGGACCAGACCATTGTCTCCACCGCCCTGCCCCGGATCATCGCCGACCTCAAGGGCACCGAGCTCTACGCCTGGGTGACCACCGCCTACTTGCTCACGGCCACCTTCTCGGCGCCCATCTTTGGCCGCCTGACCGAACTGTTCAGCCGCAAGGCCATTTTGCTGGTGGCCATCGGTATCTTTCTGGCCGGGTCGGCCCTGAGCGGGCTGGCCCAGAACATGCCCGAGTTGATCCTCTTCCGGGGTATCCAGGGCATTGGGGGAGGGGCGCTTTTTGCCCTGGCCCTCACCACCATTGCAGTGCTCTTTCCCCCGCGTGAGCGGGGCAAGGTGGGTGGCCTGTTTGGGGCCATCTTCGGGGTGAGCAGCGCTTTGGGGCCGTGGCTGGGGGGCCTGTTGACCGACCACCTCTCCTGGCACTGGGTCTTCTACATCAATATGCCGGTGGGGGCCGTGGCCCTGTGGTTCATCCTGCGCTTCATGCCGCGGCTTTCACCCGAGCGGCGCGAACGGTTCGACTTTCTGGGCGCTGGCCTGCTCATTCTCTGGACAGTGCCGCTGATGCTGGCCTTCTCCTGGGGGGGCAGCACCTACCCCTGGCTGAGCGCCCCCATTCTGGGCCTCTTTGCGCTCAGCGCACTGGCCCTGGCCCTGTGGGTCTGGTCGCAGAACCGCGAGCCGCACCCGCTGTTCGACCTTTCCGTCCTGCGGGTGCGGAGTTTCAGTCTGGCCTCGGCGGCCACCTTCTTCTACGGCCCGGCCTTTCTGGGGGCGGTGGCCTTTCTGCCCCTCTATTTGCAGGTGGTGAAGGGCGTCTCGGCCTCGGCCTCGGGCGTGACGGTGCTGCCCCTGACCCTGGGGGTGGTGCTGGGGGCCAGCGGGAGTGGGGTGCTGTCGGGGCGGCTGGGCCGGTTCAAGCCGCTGCTTTTGGTGGGCACCCTCTGGCTGCTCCTTATCTTTACCGTTCTGCACTTTGTGTTGAGCGTGGATACCCCGCTCTGGCAGGCGGTGCTCTTCTTCTTCCTCCTGGGGCTGGGGTTAGGCCCGGCCCAGTCGTTGCTGCAGATAGCCGCCCAGAACAACGTTCCCCCAGAGCGCATCGGCTCGGCCACGGCTTTCACCCAGCTCATGCGGCAGATTGGCTCCACCATTGGCATTGCCGTGCTGGGTACGGTCCTCTCCCATAACCTGACCGCCGAGACCTGCAAGGTCTTCCCCCAGGATGCCGTCTGTAAGCCGGGGGCGCTGGCCTCGAGGTCAAACGAAGGGGGCACGGGCCTGAACCTGGATGAGCAGTTTGCCCAGCTCGAGGCCCAGGTCGTAGCCGCCCTCAAGGGCGATACCCAGGCCTACCAGGCCCTGCTGCAAGACCCCCAGGTACCCCAGGAGGCCAAAAACGGCCTGGTCAAAGGCGGCATTCCGGCGCAGTTCCGGCAGATGGAAGCAGAGGTGGTGGCGGCGCTGCAGGGCGATGAGAAGGCCTACACGGCCCTGATGGCCGACCCCAATCTGCCCGCGGAGTTCAAAGCCCGGCTGGTCAAAGGTGGCATACCGGCGCAGTTCCGGCAGATGGAGGCACAGGTGGTGGCGGCGCTGCAGGGCGATGAGAAGGCCTACACGGCCCTGATGGCCGACCCCAATCTGCCCGCGGAGTTCAAGGCCAGGCTGGTCAAAGGCGGCATTCCGGCGCAGTTCCAGGAGCTGGAGATCCAGGTCGAGGCGGCCCTCAAGGGCAGTGTGGCGGCCTATAACACCCTGATCCGCAACCCCCAGGTGCCCGCCGAGCTCAAGGCCCGACTGGTAGAGGGGGGTATTCCCGCCCAGTTCCGGGCGCTCGAGGCCCAGTTTGCGGCGGCCCTGAATGGGGATGTAACGGCTTACACCGCCCTGATCAACAATCCGCAGGTACCTGAAGCGTTCAAGGCCCGCTTGACCAAAGGGGGCCTCCCGGCCCAGTTCCAGGAGATCAAAACCCAGCTTCTGGCGGCCTTGAAGGGTGATGCCCAGGCCTACCAGGCCGTTCAGCAGAACCCCCTGATACCCGCCGAGTTCAAAGCCCGCATTCCCAAAGGGGGGGTGGCCGCCCAGGTACAGGCCCAGCTCGAGCAAACCCTGGGCCTGCTGCAGGCGGCTCTGCAGGGAGATGCTCAGGCCGCCCAGACCCTGCGGCGCACACCCAACCTGGATCCCCGTATCCAGAACCTGCTGGATAACCCACCCCCCGCCGAGGCCCTACCCGCTGTGCTGGCCCAGGTAAAGGCGGGCCTGGAAGCCCAGTCGCCGCAGATTATCGCTGCGGTCACGCAGCAGGCCAGCGCACAGATCGAGGCGGGTCTGCAGCAAGCCCAGCAACAAGCCCTAACCCAGGCGCTGGCCGGGGTCAAGGCCGGGCTGGCCCAGGCCCGGCTCCAAGCTGAGGCTGCTGCCCTTACGGCGGTGCGCGAGAACTTACAAAAAGCCCAGGCTGCCGCCACTGCCCAGGCCGTTGCGGCGGTGCGTGAGAGCTTGCAAAAAGCCCAGGCCGCTGCGCTGGAGAAGGCCCTGCAGGCCACCCGTGAAAACCTTGCTGTGGCCGAACAAAAGGCCCTGCAGGAGGTGCCCAAACAGGTGGTGGCCAGGCTCGAGGAGACCAAAAACAAACTTCACGAGGCCCTCAACAACGGCATTACCCAAGCAGAAAAAGAGATATTCATGTACGCTGCCCTCTTTGTACTAATTTCCCTGATCTTCATCCTGCCCCTGCCTAACGAGGAGCTGCGGGGAAGGGGCGGGATGACCTGA
- a CDS encoding MarR family transcriptional regulator yields the protein MTWGILTYLWKLTRELREEALPHLERLGLAPTDPWLLAEIERHRYPTEAVRAMQMPAPTVSQMLRRLEQAGLVVRSLDSADLRRYRFELTERGRALLEESRQHIQRAMERRLERLSPKERQQFARWLEVLASEEAPKEQP from the coding sequence ATGACCTGGGGCATCCTGACCTACCTGTGGAAGTTGACCCGCGAACTGCGCGAGGAAGCCCTGCCTCACCTCGAGCGCCTGGGTCTGGCCCCCACCGACCCCTGGCTCCTGGCCGAGATCGAACGGCACCGCTACCCTACCGAGGCCGTGCGGGCCATGCAGATGCCCGCCCCCACGGTGAGCCAGATGCTTCGGCGTCTGGAGCAGGCCGGACTGGTGGTGCGCTCGCTCGATTCCGCCGACCTGCGCCGTTACCGCTTCGAGCTGACCGAGCGGGGGCGGGCTTTGCTCGAGGAGAGCCGCCAGCATATCCAGCGCGCCATGGAGCGTCGGCTGGAGCGGCTTTCCCCAAAAGAGCGCCAGCAGTTTGCACGGTGGCTCGAGGTGCTGGCCAGCGAAGAAGCCCCCAAGGAGCAACCATGA
- a CDS encoding N-acetyltransferase, which yields MLRIRPVQPGDYPVLADIAYATGFFGGSAEVYFPARALFSELWVGPYLGPAGACGLVAEAEGKVLGYILGSMDPWRYRLYYLQRLPRWLAWAALGRYPGLGGSLRYLLRAVRYPSRAAPLNLYPAHLHLNLLPEARGRGLGEQLLRAHLGCLRDRGVCGVQLSTTEENTAALALYRKLGFQEYARWESPLWTPWLGRPVVHLTLVLLLNGKDLLKNSSA from the coding sequence GTGCTTCGGATTCGTCCCGTTCAGCCCGGCGACTACCCAGTGCTGGCCGATATTGCCTATGCCACCGGGTTTTTCGGCGGCTCGGCGGAGGTTTACTTTCCGGCCAGGGCGCTCTTTAGCGAGCTCTGGGTGGGGCCCTATCTGGGGCCTGCGGGTGCGTGCGGCCTGGTCGCCGAGGCAGAGGGTAAAGTCCTGGGCTACATCCTGGGGAGCATGGATCCCTGGCGGTACCGGCTTTACTACCTCCAAAGGCTGCCGCGCTGGCTGGCCTGGGCCGCGCTGGGCCGGTATCCGGGGCTGGGGGGTAGCCTGCGCTATCTGCTGCGAGCGGTGCGGTATCCCTCGAGGGCGGCCCCCCTGAATCTGTACCCAGCCCACCTGCACCTGAACCTGTTGCCGGAAGCCCGGGGCAGGGGCCTGGGGGAGCAGCTCTTGCGGGCGCACCTGGGGTGTTTGCGGGATCGAGGGGTTTGTGGGGTTCAGCTCTCCACCACCGAGGAAAACACCGCCGCCCTCGCCCTGTACCGCAAACTCGGCTTCCAGGAGTACGCCCGCTGGGAAAGTCCCCTCTGGACGCCCTGGCTGGGGCGGCCTGTGGTGCACCTGACCCTGGTGTTACTTCTAAACGGTAAAGATTTGCTAAAGAATAGTTCTGCTTGA
- a CDS encoding VIT1/CCC1 transporter family protein — MPKTHIEQHFSGSETVRDVVIGMSDGLTVPFALAAGLAGAVDSNFVVLVAGLAEVVAGSIAMGLGGYLAARTEADHYQAELLREEREVRELPKAETEEVRAVFRQYGLEGAALEQATEAVTRSPQVWVRFMMKEELGLEAPDPRRALRSALTIGGSYVAGGAIPLLPYLLPLSIEQSLLVSAGVTLLALAVFGTFKARFTGLPWLKGAWQTVLVGGLAAGAAYGLARLVSGFGH, encoded by the coding sequence ATGCCAAAAACCCATATAGAACAGCATTTTTCCGGCTCCGAGACGGTGCGGGATGTGGTGATTGGGATGTCCGATGGGCTCACGGTGCCCTTTGCGCTGGCGGCGGGTCTGGCGGGGGCGGTGGACTCCAACTTTGTGGTGTTGGTGGCCGGGCTGGCCGAGGTGGTGGCGGGATCCATTGCCATGGGCCTGGGGGGCTATCTGGCGGCCCGTACCGAGGCCGACCACTACCAGGCTGAACTCTTGCGGGAGGAGCGGGAGGTACGTGAGCTGCCTAAGGCCGAGACCGAGGAGGTGCGAGCGGTCTTTCGGCAGTATGGCCTGGAGGGCGCGGCCCTCGAGCAGGCCACCGAGGCGGTGACCCGAAGCCCTCAGGTCTGGGTTCGCTTCATGATGAAGGAAGAGCTGGGCCTGGAGGCGCCTGACCCCAGGCGCGCCTTGCGAAGCGCCCTAACCATCGGCGGCTCCTACGTGGCCGGTGGGGCCATTCCTTTGCTGCCCTACCTGCTTCCTCTTTCCATCGAGCAGTCCTTGCTGGTTAGTGCGGGCGTGACCCTGCTGGCGCTGGCGGTCTTTGGCACCTTCAAGGCCCGCTTTACCGGCCTGCCCTGGCTCAAGGGGGCCTGGCAGACCGTGCTGGTTGGGGGGCTGGCGGCGGGTGCGGCCTATGGGCTGGCCCGGTTGGTCAGCGGTTTTGGCCACTAG
- a CDS encoding ATP-binding protein — MSLRLRLTLYYGLLLVAFLLLSGLLLYGVFHTALHQTLDQSLQETATITAAELQIQSTPLGDSSALQSRFPGATVLTVYDAEGNPLFRLGRPWVQVELKSGFMTVQQTRIYNHPLSNGGIVQVMRSQEEALQTLDRTQQTLLWGLPVLLVVALGVGYVLADRSLRPVDQVTRLAAQIAASGRYGRRVPESPGTDEMARLTQTFNAMLSRLERTIERERAFALAAAHELRTPLSLLQGRASLSLEKPRTPEQYREALVQIGRTAEDLAQVIEALLLLARTHQPVERQPVDLDLLALEAQESLEALAKEKQARVLLELEPTPYHGQPLTLRTAIGNLLSNALKYGPVGGRVWLRTRQEGPLAVVEVADEGPGIPPEQLERLMQPFQRGTATQGVRGAGLGLTLVTAIAEQHGGRLVLQKAREGGLLARLELPAAEAL, encoded by the coding sequence TTGAGCCTGCGCCTGCGCCTGACCCTCTACTACGGCCTGCTGCTGGTGGCGTTTCTGCTCTTGAGTGGGCTGCTACTTTATGGGGTCTTTCATACGGCGCTGCACCAGACCCTGGATCAGTCGCTACAGGAGACCGCTACCATCACGGCGGCGGAGCTTCAGATTCAATCTACCCCTCTGGGAGACTCCAGCGCACTTCAGAGCCGTTTTCCTGGAGCTACCGTACTCACCGTGTATGACGCTGAGGGGAACCCACTCTTTCGTCTGGGGCGCCCCTGGGTACAGGTTGAACTCAAAAGTGGCTTCATGACCGTCCAGCAGACCCGGATTTACAACCACCCGCTTTCCAATGGCGGCATTGTGCAGGTGATGCGATCCCAGGAAGAGGCCCTGCAAACTCTCGATCGCACTCAGCAGACCCTGCTCTGGGGCCTGCCGGTGCTGCTGGTGGTGGCGCTGGGGGTGGGGTATGTGCTGGCGGACCGCTCGCTGCGCCCGGTGGATCAGGTCACCCGGCTGGCCGCGCAGATTGCGGCATCCGGACGGTATGGAAGGCGGGTTCCCGAGAGCCCCGGCACGGATGAGATGGCCCGCCTGACCCAGACCTTCAACGCTATGCTCTCGCGCCTCGAGCGCACCATCGAGCGTGAGAGGGCTTTTGCCCTGGCCGCAGCCCACGAGCTTCGCACACCGCTGAGCCTGCTACAGGGCCGGGCCAGCCTGAGCCTGGAAAAGCCCCGCACCCCCGAACAGTACCGCGAGGCCCTGGTTCAGATCGGGCGCACCGCCGAAGACCTGGCCCAGGTGATCGAGGCCCTGCTGCTGCTGGCCCGCACCCACCAGCCAGTAGAGCGGCAGCCGGTGGATCTTGACCTGCTGGCCCTGGAAGCCCAGGAGTCTCTGGAGGCCCTGGCCAAAGAAAAGCAGGCCCGGGTGCTGCTGGAGCTCGAGCCCACCCCCTACCATGGCCAGCCCCTGACCCTGCGCACCGCCATCGGCAACCTGCTCTCCAACGCCCTCAAGTATGGCCCCGTGGGTGGGCGGGTCTGGCTGCGTACCCGCCAGGAGGGCCCTCTGGCTGTGGTGGAGGTGGCCGATGAGGGGCCCGGCATCCCACCGGAGCAGCTTGAGCGCCTCATGCAGCCCTTTCAGCGGGGTACCGCCACCCAGGGGGTGAGGGGGGCCGGACTGGGCCTGACCCTGGTCACCGCCATTGCCGAGCAGCACGGGGGTCGGCTGGTGCTGCAAAAAGCCCGCGAGGGCGGCCTGCTGGCCCGGCTCGAGCTCCCCGCTGCAGAGGCTTTGTAA
- a CDS encoding response regulator transcription factor, translating into MRVLLVEDDPRLAALIVEGLSDDGLIVDHAPNAAIGRGMAELELYDLLILDVMLPEGPQAGFELARVLRSQRDKTPILFLTARGDMDSKLVGLETGGDDYLTKPFDFRELRARIRALVRRARGEAANLIPLPGGYTLDLAAHQVLKDNQPVPLTPREYALVECLGLNPGRTYSRNSLIERVWPGESEVDTKVVDVYVSSLRRKLGEAFVETVRGLGYRLGRMEGVP; encoded by the coding sequence ATGCGCGTCCTGTTGGTAGAAGATGACCCGCGCCTGGCCGCGCTGATTGTGGAGGGCCTGAGCGACGATGGTCTGATAGTGGATCATGCGCCCAATGCGGCCATTGGACGGGGCATGGCCGAACTCGAGCTCTACGACCTGCTAATTCTGGACGTCATGCTTCCCGAGGGGCCGCAGGCGGGCTTCGAGCTGGCCCGGGTGTTGCGGAGCCAGCGCGACAAGACCCCCATCCTCTTCCTGACTGCTAGGGGGGATATGGACTCCAAACTGGTGGGCCTCGAGACCGGGGGGGACGACTACCTGACCAAGCCCTTCGACTTTCGCGAGCTCCGGGCTCGCATCCGTGCCCTGGTGCGGCGGGCACGGGGCGAGGCCGCCAACCTGATTCCCCTGCCGGGGGGCTACACACTCGACCTGGCGGCCCACCAGGTGCTCAAAGATAACCAGCCCGTTCCCCTCACCCCCCGCGAGTATGCCCTGGTGGAGTGCCTGGGGCTGAACCCGGGCCGCACCTACTCCCGCAACAGCCTGATTGAGCGGGTCTGGCCGGGGGAGAGCGAGGTGGATACCAAGGTGGTGGATGTGTACGTTTCCAGCCTGCGGCGCAAGCTGGGCGAGGCGTTCGTGGAAACGGTGCGGGGCCTGGGCTATCGCCTGGGCCGCATGGAGGGGGTGCCTTGA
- a CDS encoding HAMP domain-containing sensor histidine kinase: MSLRLRLTLFYTLLVAGVLLLAGLGLRLGLARILQAELDQRLQEALVLAQPWVNSDNERLGFSQEGELLPKLPPDLVLLLYGAQDLTEGLGRAPHPPPAPRVGCFAATGFRFCGTRADGGVLLAGRPLAGLEASLQALERVLFWVFPAALGLALALGYFLVGRALRPVRTLTLAARERAQSRSWNRPLPLPAARDELFTLSQAFNALLASLGQLIENERRFTQDAAHELRTPLTVLLGRLEQAQEKNRDPQVAQALDSAHRSTQRLLALVEKLLQLVRAEAGQGLVRETVALNELAAEVAEDLYPLFEAKGLVLRVNLAERPFLVTGDRLALGLALRNLLENALKFTPAGEVWLTLRQMGAEALVEVEDTGGGIPEAALPHLFERFYQAQVEHRRSGSGLGLALVAAIARWHGGQVEVANGPRGARFRLWLPMQASSIP; the protein is encoded by the coding sequence ATGAGCCTCCGCCTGCGCCTGACCCTCTTCTACACCCTGCTGGTGGCCGGGGTCTTGCTCCTGGCGGGGTTGGGGCTGCGCCTGGGCCTGGCCCGCATCCTGCAGGCCGAGCTGGACCAGCGCCTGCAGGAGGCCCTGGTGCTGGCTCAGCCCTGGGTCAACAGCGACAACGAGCGGCTCGGGTTCAGCCAGGAGGGCGAACTCCTGCCAAAGCTTCCACCCGATCTGGTCTTGCTGCTCTATGGGGCGCAGGATCTGACTGAAGGCTTGGGGCGCGCCCCCCACCCCCCACCCGCGCCACGGGTGGGGTGCTTTGCGGCAACTGGTTTTCGTTTCTGCGGAACGCGGGCAGACGGGGGGGTGTTGCTGGCCGGGCGGCCCCTGGCGGGCCTCGAGGCCAGCCTGCAGGCCCTCGAGCGCGTGCTGTTCTGGGTGTTTCCCGCGGCCCTGGGGCTGGCCCTGGCGCTGGGTTATTTCCTGGTGGGGCGGGCCCTCCGTCCGGTGCGTACCCTGACCCTGGCGGCGCGGGAGCGGGCCCAGAGCCGGAGCTGGAACCGCCCCCTGCCGTTGCCCGCGGCCCGCGACGAACTCTTCACCCTGAGCCAGGCCTTCAACGCCCTGCTGGCCAGCCTGGGCCAGCTCATCGAAAACGAGCGCCGCTTCACCCAGGATGCCGCCCACGAGCTGCGCACCCCCCTGACGGTGCTCTTGGGGCGGCTCGAGCAGGCCCAGGAGAAAAACCGCGACCCCCAGGTGGCGCAGGCCCTGGACTCGGCCCACCGCTCCACCCAGCGCCTCCTGGCCCTGGTGGAAAAGCTGCTGCAACTGGTTCGAGCCGAGGCCGGGCAGGGACTGGTACGGGAGACGGTAGCCCTGAACGAGCTGGCTGCCGAAGTGGCGGAAGACCTCTACCCCCTGTTCGAGGCCAAAGGGCTTGTGCTCCGGGTAAACCTGGCCGAAAGGCCGTTCCTGGTCACCGGGGACCGGCTGGCCCTGGGACTGGCCCTGCGCAACCTGCTGGAAAATGCCCTCAAGTTCACCCCGGCAGGCGAGGTATGGCTAACCCTGCGCCAGATGGGGGCCGAGGCGCTAGTGGAGGTGGAGGACACCGGCGGCGGCATTCCCGAGGCCGCTCTCCCGCACCTGTTTGAGCGCTTCTACCAGGCCCAGGTGGAACACCGCCGCAGCGGGAGCGGCCTGGGGCTGGCCCTGGTGGCGGCCATTGCCCGCTGGCACGGGGGCCAGGTGGAGGTGGCCAATGGGCCCAGGGGGGCGCGGTTTCGCCTGTGGCTACCCATGCAGGCCAGCTCCATACCCTGA
- a CDS encoding response regulator transcription factor, giving the protein MRILLVEDDPEVGALVKETLEAEPYAVDWAQDGAEAQGLLEGFPYDLVVLDVGLPRRDGFSLLEHLRGRGDARPVLMLTARDGLDDRVRGLEAGADDYLVKPFHLRELRARVRALLRRSKGVAQNRVEVGRLTLDLKAKQAWWNGAALELSAKEWLILEFLALHPGEFYPRELLLEHVWPGEASIDPRSLDPYISRLRQKLAPEAIETQRGLGYKLLG; this is encoded by the coding sequence ATGCGGATCCTCCTGGTCGAAGATGACCCCGAGGTGGGGGCGCTGGTCAAGGAGACCCTCGAGGCCGAGCCCTACGCGGTGGACTGGGCCCAGGATGGCGCGGAAGCCCAGGGGCTGCTGGAGGGCTTTCCCTACGACCTGGTGGTGCTGGATGTGGGCCTGCCCCGGCGGGATGGCTTCAGCTTGCTGGAGCACCTGCGTGGGCGCGGAGACGCACGGCCCGTGCTGATGCTGACCGCTCGCGACGGCCTGGACGACCGGGTGCGCGGCCTTGAGGCCGGGGCCGATGACTACCTGGTCAAGCCCTTTCACCTGCGAGAGCTGCGGGCGCGGGTGCGGGCCCTGCTGCGCCGCTCCAAGGGGGTGGCCCAGAACCGGGTCGAGGTGGGACGGCTCACCCTCGATCTCAAGGCCAAACAGGCCTGGTGGAACGGGGCGGCGCTCGAGCTCTCCGCCAAGGAGTGGCTGATCCTGGAGTTCCTGGCCCTGCACCCTGGGGAGTTCTATCCCCGCGAGCTGTTGCTGGAACACGTCTGGCCGGGGGAGGCCAGCATTGACCCGCGCAGCCTGGATCCCTACATCTCCCGCCTGCGCCAGAAGCTGGCCCCGGAGGCCATCGAGACCCAGCGCGGGCTGGGCTATAAATTGCTGGGATGA
- a CDS encoding phosphatase PAP2 family protein: MLVLLMAFLRRLNWPLFALGFGGAMLLNLGSKLFFARTRPQLFPQLIPEHDYSFPSGHTMASLALVLALYALLTPGHPRLARWVLGLGLPWALLVGLSRLYLQVHYPSDVLAGWALSFLWVGGVALWYRWAKRAR; the protein is encoded by the coding sequence TTGCTCGTTTTGCTGATGGCCTTTCTGAGGCGACTGAACTGGCCCCTTTTTGCCCTGGGTTTTGGCGGGGCCATGCTCCTGAACCTGGGTTCCAAGCTCTTCTTTGCCCGTACCCGGCCCCAGCTCTTTCCGCAGCTCATCCCGGAGCATGACTACAGTTTTCCCTCTGGCCACACCATGGCCAGCCTGGCCCTGGTGCTGGCCCTGTATGCCCTGCTCACGCCCGGCCATCCCCGCCTGGCCCGCTGGGTGCTGGGCCTGGGGCTGCCCTGGGCCTTGCTGGTGGGCCTTTCGCGGCTCTACCTGCAGGTGCACTACCCATCGGACGTGCTGGCGGGCTGGGCCCTGAGCTTCCTGTGGGTGGGGGGTGTGGCGCTCTGGTACCGCTGGGCCAAAAGGGCGCGGTAG
- a CDS encoding polysaccharide deacetylase family protein, translated as MRGWALAVLLLGLGWAAPAPITHGPRQAPRVALTFDTDVTHGMWQNLKTGRVKSYNPTELYRLLEQNQVRATFFLTGLWIEAYPEQARKLAQNPLFELANHSYSHPGFAQPCYGLPSVEPAKKAEEILKTQHLLAQLGARSSYFRFPGGCYTPDDLALAARLGLRVVHWDAAGEDGGQTNPDVIVRNVLSRVQNGSIIVLHGQGGPRLPATIPALQRLIPALKARGFAFVTVSELLSSQAR; from the coding sequence GTGAGAGGGTGGGCGCTGGCGGTTTTGCTGTTGGGGCTGGGATGGGCCGCCCCAGCCCCAATCACCCACGGCCCCCGCCAGGCCCCACGGGTGGCCCTGACCTTCGATACCGATGTGACCCATGGCATGTGGCAAAACCTCAAAACGGGCCGGGTTAAGAGCTACAACCCCACGGAGCTGTACCGGCTGCTTGAGCAGAACCAGGTCAGGGCCACCTTTTTCTTGACCGGCCTGTGGATCGAGGCCTACCCCGAGCAGGCCCGGAAGCTCGCTCAGAACCCCCTCTTCGAGCTGGCAAACCACAGCTACAGCCACCCGGGCTTTGCCCAGCCCTGCTATGGCCTTCCCAGCGTGGAACCTGCTAAGAAAGCCGAGGAGATACTGAAGACCCAGCACTTGCTGGCGCAGCTTGGGGCCAGGAGCAGCTACTTTCGCTTTCCTGGAGGCTGCTACACCCCCGACGACCTGGCCCTGGCGGCGCGGCTGGGGCTGCGGGTGGTGCACTGGGACGCAGCAGGCGAAGATGGCGGGCAGACCAACCCCGACGTCATCGTACGCAACGTGCTAAGCCGGGTGCAAAACGGTTCCATCATAGTTTTGCACGGGCAGGGCGGGCCGCGCCTACCGGCGACAATACCGGCGCTGCAGAGGTTAATTCCCGCTCTGAAAGCTCGAGGGTTTGCATTTGTTACGGTGTCGGAGCTGCTTTCTTCCCAGGCTCGATAA